Proteins found in one Labrus bergylta chromosome 8, fLabBer1.1, whole genome shotgun sequence genomic segment:
- the si:ch211-120k19.1 gene encoding mpv17-like protein — protein sequence MNRAWAVFKAHPYISNVLGYTTLFASADLIQQSVLGGKPDAGSTAEESAGIDWCQTARVATVGFCFHANFNYHWLKGLERMLPGGGVKAVTGKVVVDQLIAAPLTISAFYIGLSLLENKDDPLEDWRQKFWTSYKAGVAFWSTMQAVNFALVPPVARTTFLGGIALAFTIFLCHLRKQPNHKLE from the exons ATGAATCGGGCCTGGGCTGTGTTCAAAGCCCATCCTTACATCAGTAACGTCCTGGGATACACAACACTGTTTGCTTCTGCTGACCTCATACAGCAAAGCGTGCTGGGAGGGAAACCCGACGCAGGATCAACAGCCGAGGAGTCAGCCGGCATCGACTGGTGTCAGACGGCTCGTGTTGCGACTGTCGGCTTCTGTTTCCATGCCAACTTCAACTACCACTGGCTGAAAGGGCTGGAGAGGATGCTGCCAGGAGGAGGGGTGAAGGCGGTGACAGGGAAAGTTGTGGTGGATCAGCTGATAGCAGCTCCTCTCACCATAAGTGCATTTTATATTG GTTTGAGTTTACTAGAAAACAAAGATGACCCACTCGAAGACTGGAGACAGAAATTCTGGACATCTTACAAG GCTGGAGTAGCATTCTGGTCAACAATGCAG GCAGTAAACTTCGCTCTGGTCCCGCCTGTGGCTCGGACAACATTTCTGGGAGGCATCGCTCTGGCTTTCACCATCTTCCTGTGTCACCTCAGAAAGCAGCCTAACCACAAACTTGAATAA
- the rpl18 gene encoding 60S ribosomal protein L18: protein MGVDIRHNKDRKVHRKEPKSQDIYLRLLVKLYRFLARRSNAPFNKVVLRRLFMSRTNRPPISISRLIRKMKMPGRENRTAVVVGSVTDDVRIQDIPKLKICALRVTDGARRRILKAGGQVMTFDQLALAAPKGQGTVLLSGPRKGREVYRHFGKAPGTPHSHTKPYIRSKGRKFERARGRRASRAYKN, encoded by the exons ATG GGAGTCGACATCAGACACAATAAGGACCGTAAGGTGCACAGGAAAGAACCAAAGAGCCAGGATATCTATCTGAGGCTCCTGGTCAAG TTGTACAGGTTCCTGGCCCGTCGCTCTAATGCTCCCTTCAACAAGGTTGTCCTGAGGAGGCTTTTCATGAGCAGGACCAACAGGCCCCCCATCTCCATCTCTCGTCTG ATCCGAAAGATGAAGATGCCTGGTCGTGAGAACAGAACCGCTGTTGTTGTGGGATCtgtcactgatgatgtcaggatTCAGGATATCCCCAAGCTGAAG ATCTGCGCTTTGAGGGTAACTGATGGTGCCCGCCGCAGGATCCTGAAGGCAGGTGGTCAGGTGATGACCTTTGACCAGCTGGCTTTGGCTGCTCCCAAAGGACAGGGCACTGTGCTGCTGTCAG GACCCCGCAAAGGCAGAGAGGTGTACAGACACTTTGGAAAGGCACCTGGAACTCCTCACAGCCACACAAA GCCCTACATCCGCTCCAAGGGCAGGAAGTTCGAGAGGGCTCGTGGTCGCAGAGCCAGCCGTGCTTACAAGAACTaa